The Actinomycetota bacterium DNA window GGAGTATGAAGCGGTCGAGCTCGATCTCCAGGCCGGTCTCCTCGCGCGCCTCCCTCAGCGTCCCCGCCTCCAGGTCCTCTCCCGGATTGGCGGCCCCGCTGGGGGCGCGGTAGGCGCCGGGGGGGAACATGTGCTTGGCGATGGCGGCAAACTCGCGGTAGGAGCGGTCTTTGAAGATGAAGATGGTGACGTCGTGGTTGCGGTCGTGTTTCTTCGACCCGCGCAGCATCTTCATCTCCGCGGGCAAGATCTCGAAGCCGAGATCCAGGTGGCGCGGGGCGCCGTAGCGCTCCTCCATCGCCGCGATCATCGCGTCGCTTACATAGGCCATGCCATGATTATATATAATCCTGTAAGGAATGATCGCGG harbors:
- a CDS encoding NUDIX hydrolase — its product is MAYVSDAMIAAMEERYGAPRHLDLGFEILPAEMKMLRGSKKHDRNHDVTIFIFKDRSYREFAAIAKHMFPPGAYRAPSGAANPGEDLEAGTLREAREETGLEIELDRFILHIHARFTCGPVAENWRSLVFTAMRNGGELRHQDLEEIRETRWVTLEELQGPIRERLLATGMGLFAYRVALHDASVEEIIKLREAGGPGAG